From Enterococcus mediterraneensis:
ACCAATCCCTAATAAACTGGCTAGAAAGCCTAATACCAATCCAGAAACCACATACCAGCTGATATTTATTAATCTGAAATTTTTCCAATCATACTTTGTATAAAAGAATGCAAATAATAGCGTCAAAACCGTCAGGATGATTTGAATCAAGTTTACTTTTTTCTCGTTAAAGATGGTCAAGAAATAATCAAGCGCAATATTTCCTAAAAATCCGCCTGCCACAGCACCAAACGAGATCCACCCGAGTGCCTTCCAATCCATCCGCAACCCACTTTTTAATTGACGTAGCGTAGACACAATGGCCATTGTAAAAACTGCAACCGATGAATAAAAAGAAATCGCAGCAACTGAATGCGCCCCCACAAAATCGAATATCGGTTTAATGATCACTCCGCCTCCCATACCTGAAATAGCTCCTAAAGCATTGGCGAAAATAATCACTAAAAAATATATGAGTCCTATCATTATGTCGCCTCCTCTTTGACTCTATATTCTCCATCACAAAACATTTATATCTAGTTTAACAAACGTTTTCAATCATTGCCATCCATTCCAAAATTTCTATTGATAAGCTGCGTCCATTTACCTTAAACTAAATCGTAAATTCTCTTTTCAGAGTTCCTTGTATATTTTATTTAAGGTTTACCACAATTAAAAAAATCTATTTATAGTTTACCTTATTTATTAAAGTAAACCTTATATAGAATTGAGGTAAACTTAATTTTTTCGGTAAACCGCAATATTTGGTTTACTTTAATTATTGAAGTTTACCTCATCGACTTAGTTACAATAAACTTTTATATAATCAAGTATACTATATATTCATAATAAAAGTTTACTTTAAAATTTAAGGTAAGTTAAATATTTATCGATAAGGTATACCTATTTAATTAAAGTAAACTTTATTCAAAAATGCCTATATAGCGAAGTTTTTGTTAAAGTATTTTCTTAATAAAGGTAAACTTTATATTTAATTATAAGATTTACTTTTTTAAAATAAAGGTTTACTTTAAAAATTTAAGTAAACCTTTATTTGTAACATATAAAGTAAACTTCAATAATATACGGTTTACCTTTTTACATAAATATTATGGTTTACTTTTTTATATTGCAAATCTATATATAATGTGGTAAACTTCAATTAAGACGCTTAAAGAAATAATTATACGGTAATTAAGGTTTACCTTTTTATATAGGAGGAAGAGTATGGAATCCAAACGAGCACAAACATTTGTCATTGGTAACTTTAAAGGCGGTGTAGGTAAATCAACAACTGTTCAAATGGTTGGATTTGAAAGCGCTGCTGTTAAAGAACGTAAAACACTGATCATCGATTTAGATCCTCAAGGAAATACCAGTGATGTTATGCAACTGACCGCAGAAAATTTCCAAGAAGAAGGAATCGAATTTTCAAAAACAATTTGGGATGCCGTACAAGGGGCACCAATCGATGAATGTATCTATCCGATCATGCCAAATCTGGATTTGATCCCGGCAAATATCTTATTCAGCGAATTCCCAGATTATTTGATCCAACGTTTTGAAGGAAACAAACTAGAACAATTCAAGTATTTTGCAGGTTTGATCGAGCCTCTGAAAGAGATCTATGATGTCATTTATATTGATGTACCGCCAACAATCTCTACTTATAGTAACTGTGCGATGTATGCGGCAGAATACGTGATCATTATCTTGCAAACCCAAGTGAAATCACTTAAAGGAGCACAATCATATATCGATTATATGAACTTTTTTGTAGAAACCTATGATACTGATCTTGAAATCGTAGGAATCATTCCATTCATGATGCAAAAAAGAGATGCTGTGGACCAAGAAGTGTATCAACAAGCCAAAGAATTATATGGATACCATCTTTTAAATACCGTTGTTTTGAACCAAAGTCGTTTAAAACGCTACGATGGGACCGGAATAACACTAGATGTCTACAAAAACGGCAATCTTGATATCTGGGATGCAAAAGCACACGCTGTTTTCATCGATATACTCAACGAATTGGACAATCATATCGAGTGGTTGAACGGCGATCAAGCAGAAACCGAGTAGGGGGGATAGCAAATGGCTCGTAAAATGAGAATGAATTCTCTCATCAACAAAAATAACCAAACGCAAAGTGCCCTTGAAGAGATGGGGAAAATCAATAGTGGCAACTCCGCGTTAAAAAAGCTGCAAGAATTCAATAAAGCAAACGCTAAAGGCAGCGAAGAAGAAGATAATCAGAAAAAAACAGCTAGCTCGCAACAAAATGCTGCTAGAACAGCTGTTAAAGAGCAGCCTGAAAGCCGTCAAGAGATTCAACCCAATGAAGCTATCAAACAATCCGTATCAAATGTCGTCACTATCACTAGTCGCGAACGCAAAGGAAAAGTCGGGCGTAAGCCTATTTATACTGATCCGTTGCAAAAAGCTCTGGAAATGCAAAAAATATCGGCCCGAACCAAAGCAAAACTGACGAATTTGATTGACAAAAAATTCGATACCTATACACCAGACCAAATGATCGACTACTTGTATCAATATTACTTCGAAAAAGGGCTGAGTGTTGAGGATCAGGAGTTCTTATTGAAAGAAGAAGAGAAGCTTTTACAAGAATATCGGGAGAAACCAAAGTATCAAAAATTATTCTTAGAATTAAAAAAAGATTAGAATAAAATAAATTTTTAATTATTAAAGTAAACTGGATTGTTGAAAATATCTATATTAAAGTTTACTGCAAAATAGAAAAGTCCGTAAAAAAAGTAAACCGCAAATTATGTAAAACATACATTACGGTTTACTTTTTTTACGTCTTTTTCTGAAAATAAAATCAAAAAAGATTGATACTATCCCTTTAAACATCTTTGAAAGTTTCATTTATACTATATTTAGGTAAACTTCAATAATAAAAAAAACATTATTACGGTTTACCAAAATTTAGATATTTTCATTATTTAGGTTTACTTAAATAAGAGAAATAAGCTAAATGAAGTTTACCTAAATTAAATTGTGGATAATTTTCCGCTTTACTTATTCAAAATATAAATGTTATCCTAGCATTGTGGATAAATGAATGAGAAAAAATGTCTTTTAGTTATCCACTGTTAATAACTAAAAAAAGCCAAGAGATTCGCAGTCTCTTAGCTTAAGGATTTACATTTAGATATCAACTTCGCAACTTGATATCTACAATCACCAAGGATTCGCAGTCCTTGTTAAATTAATAAGAAATCCATTTAATCTAGAATAAGTATAGCAAAATTCTGCCCTCATGACAATAACTGAGGTTTATTTAGCTAGCAATCAGCCCTTATTTTTATGATTTCTTATTAATTTAGATCATAAGAGAGGGGCTTTTTTATGTGCAAATTAGACAATGAAATGTCGTTGGACAACCTGCCGCAAAGCAATTATATCCAAATCAACACTAATTTTTTCAATAATCCTTTATATGCCGAGTTATCGATGCAGGCAGTGATGCTGCATGCCCTTTATACCATGAGAATGACCTGCAGTATGTATAATTCTCAAAAAGATGGCGCTTGGCAAGATGATGAAGGCCGCTTTTTTATCTATTTTACCAATGATGAAGCCGCTGATTTGTTAAATATTTCCACACGCAAAGTTACTGAGCTGCGGAATGATCTGGTCAAGCTGGGACTGATCGAAGTTGTGAAACATGGATTAAAAAATTATCGCATCTATGTCGCTAATCCACAAAATCCTGAACCAACCGTAAAACCAAAACTGGCTTATAAAAATACGACGACTGCCAAAGCTCGCAAAATCCGTAAAGAAGCGCCTACTGTGGCATTGACTTATACCTGGTCTTTAGAACAACAGACGGAGTCCCCTGTAACCATTGAGAACGCAGAATCTGCTACATCGAAAACGCAAAATTTGCTGATAAGTACAGAGAAATTACAAGTTAATCCAAAAGAAACAAGAGAAACAGAAGAAACAACTAAAACAGATTCGCGACCGCTCACTGCTAAAATCAAAGAGGAGACCACTGAACTGCTTTGTGAAGGACTGGTTCATCGCTA
This genomic window contains:
- a CDS encoding ParA family protein, giving the protein MESKRAQTFVIGNFKGGVGKSTTVQMVGFESAAVKERKTLIIDLDPQGNTSDVMQLTAENFQEEGIEFSKTIWDAVQGAPIDECIYPIMPNLDLIPANILFSEFPDYLIQRFEGNKLEQFKYFAGLIEPLKEIYDVIYIDVPPTISTYSNCAMYAAEYVIIILQTQVKSLKGAQSYIDYMNFFVETYDTDLEIVGIIPFMMQKRDAVDQEVYQQAKELYGYHLLNTVVLNQSRLKRYDGTGITLDVYKNGNLDIWDAKAHAVFIDILNELDNHIEWLNGDQAETE
- a CDS encoding replication initiator protein A, producing the protein MCKLDNEMSLDNLPQSNYIQINTNFFNNPLYAELSMQAVMLHALYTMRMTCSMYNSQKDGAWQDDEGRFFIYFTNDEAADLLNISTRKVTELRNDLVKLGLIEVVKHGLKNYRIYVANPQNPEPTVKPKLAYKNTTTAKARKIRKEAPTVALTYTWSLEQQTESPVTIENAESATSKTQNLLISTEKLQVNPKETRETEETTKTDSRPLTAKIKEETTELLCEGLVHRYRDVLGEAALKRIQQMTKNDYNQMKWFIDTIFKAKFETVKRFRQAGLTTEHLDLLTFEGNPYYRTGLESALIVAFEQIYRYKQITNPAGFFYTFFRGYFIERTKQFFEDQFELDAELLRIFDRVKNRKTVQTVG
- a CDS encoding sulfite exporter TauE/SafE family protein translates to MIGLIYFLVIIFANALGAISGMGGGVIIKPIFDFVGAHSVAAISFYSSVAVFTMAIVSTLRQLKSGLRMDWKALGWISFGAVAGGFLGNIALDYFLTIFNEKKVNLIQIILTVLTLLFAFFYTKYDWKNFRLINISWYVVSGLVLGFLASLLGIGGGAINVSLLMLMFSMPIKEATVYSIGTIFFSQLAKILTIAGTTGFSRFDLTMLYFVVPAAVLGGLLGTNLSIIFSPKRVTTVFQGIIFLVLLINVYNAWQLFY